A section of the Papio anubis isolate 15944 chromosome 16, Panubis1.0, whole genome shotgun sequence genome encodes:
- the KCNS1 gene encoding potassium voltage-gated channel subfamily S member 1 isoform X1: protein MLMLLVRGTHYESLRSKVVLPTPLGGRSTEALVSECPIPDTGIRWRQSDEALRVNVGGVRRLLSARALARFPGTRLGRLQAAASEEQARRLCDDYDAAAHEFYFDRHPGFFLGLLHFYRTGHLHVLDELCVFAFGQEADYWGLGENALAACCRARYLERRLTQPRAWDEDSDTPSSVDPCPDEISDVQRELARYGAARCGRLRRRLWLTMENPGYSLPSKLFSCVSISVVLASIAAMCIHSLPEYQAREAAAAVAAVAAGRSPEGVRDDPVLRRLEYFCIAWFSFEVSSRLLLAPSTRNFFCHPLNLIDIVSVLPFYLTLLAGVALGDQGGTGGKELGHLGKVVQVFRLMRIFRVLKLARHSTGLRSLGATLKHSYREVGILLLYLAVGVSVFSGVAYTAEKEEDVGFNTIPACWWWGTVSMTTVGYGDVVPVTVAGKLAASGCILGGILVVALPITIIFNKFSHFYRRQKALEAAVRNSNHQEFEDLLSSVDAVSEASLETSRETSQEGRSADLETQAPSEPPHPQMY, encoded by the exons atgctgatgctgctggtccggGGAACACACTATGAGAGCCTCCGGTCTAAAGTGGTGCTCCCAACACCCCTAGGAG GGAGGAGCACTGAAGCCTTGGTGAGCGAGTGCCCGATCCCTGACACCGGGATCCGCTGGCGGCAAAGCGACGAGGCGCTGCGCGTGAACGTGGGTGGCGTGCGGCGGCTGCTGAGCGCGCGAGCCCTGGCGCGCTTCCCGGGCACGCGGCTGGGCCGCCTGCAGGCCGCGGCGTCGGAGGAGCAGGCGCGGCGCCTGTGCGACGACTACGACGCGGCGGCGCACGAATTCTACTTCGACCGGCACCCGGGCTTCTTCCTGGGCCTGCTGCACTTCTACCGCACCGGCCACTTGCACGTGCTCGACGAGCTGTGCGTCTTCGCCTTTGGCCAGGAGGCCGACTACTGGGGCCTCGGCGAGAACGCGCTGGCCGCGTGCTGCCGCGCGCGCTACCTGGAGAGGCGGCTGACCCAGCCGCGCGCCTGGGACGAGGACAGCGACACGCCGAGCAGCGTGGACCCATGCCCCGACGAGATCTCCGACGTGCAGCGAGAGCTGGCGCGCTATGGCGCGGCGCGCTGTGGCCGCCTGCGCCGCCGCCTCTGGCTGACCATGGAGAACCCGGGCTACTCGCTGCCGAGCAAGCTCTTCAGCTGCGTCTCCATCAGCGTGGTGCTCGCCTCCATCGCCGCCATGTGCATCCACAGCCTGCCCGAGTACCAGGCCCGCGAGGCGGCGGCCGCCGTGGCTGCGGTGGCCGCGGGCCGCAGCCCGGAAGGCGTGCGCGACGACCCAGTGCTGCGACGCCTCGAGTACTTCTGCATCGCCTGGTTCAGCTTTGAGGTGTCGTCGCGCCTCCTGCTGGCGCCCAGTACGCGCAACTTCTTCTGCCACCCGCTCAACCTCATCGACATTGTGTCTGTGCTGCCCTTCTATCTCACGCTGCTGGCTGGTGTGGCACTGGGCGACCAGGGAGGCACGGGCGGCAAGGAGCTCGGCCacctgggcaaggtggtgcagGTGTTCCGCCTCATGCGCATCTTCCGCGTACTCAAGTTGGCGCGCCACTCCACCGGGCTGCGCTCGCTGGGAGCCACACTCAAG CACAGCTACCGTGAGGTGGGCATCTTGCTGCTGTACCTGGCCGTGGGTGTGTCAGTGTTCTCTGGTGTGGCCTACACAGCTGAAAAGGAGGAGGACGTGGGCTTTAACACCATCCCAGCCTGCTGGTGGTGGGGCACAGTGAGCATGACCACCGTGGGCTATGGGGATGTGGTGCCAGTGACGGTGGCTGGCAAGCTGGCAGCCTCAGGCTGCATCCTAGGGGGCATCCTGGTGGTAGCGCTCcccatcaccatcatcttcaACAAGTTCTCCCACTTCTACCGGCGCCAGAAGGCCCTGGAGGCAGCCGTGCGCAACAGCAaccaccaggagtttgaggacttGCTGAGCAGCGTTGATGCGGTGTCGGAGGCATCTCTGGAGACATCCCGAGAAACCTCTCAGGAGGGACGGTCTGCAGATCTAGAGACCCAGGCCCCCAGTGAGCCTCCACACCCTCAGATGTATTAA